Proteins encoded by one window of Sorangium aterium:
- a CDS encoding acyltransferase domain-containing protein codes for MDARGRPVVFMFGGQGSQHYHMGRELFDADSTFRTWLLRGDELFRRVKGRSLIEVMFDRSRSRADPFDRISETHPAIVLVEFALAQALLVRGVEPDVLIGYSLGEFAAAAVSGVAPFEDVFMAVLRQAELVVECCSEAGMTAVIGDVRLFRDEPRLFAGCELVSVNFERHFVVAGSLAALAQVEAELRGRNVLQVRLPVRYGFHSRWLDPLARVSPALQLSSPPAPPRVALISCATTGPVSHFDHRHIWQVIRTPVRFADTIEKLEHPERYVYVDLSPSGTLATFVKNILPGHAEATVVPIMTPFGGAREMLSEAIARIDAAVHGGTSRARPDGIGARA; via the coding sequence ATGGACGCCCGAGGCAGACCCGTCGTCTTCATGTTCGGCGGACAAGGCTCGCAGCACTATCACATGGGGCGCGAGCTCTTCGACGCGGACTCGACGTTTCGGACGTGGCTCCTCCGCGGCGATGAGCTGTTCCGGCGCGTGAAGGGCCGTTCGCTCATCGAGGTCATGTTCGATCGGTCGAGGAGCAGGGCCGACCCGTTCGACCGTATTTCGGAGACGCACCCGGCCATCGTCCTCGTGGAGTTCGCGCTCGCCCAGGCGCTCCTCGTGCGGGGTGTCGAGCCCGACGTGCTCATCGGTTACAGCCTGGGCGAGTTCGCGGCGGCCGCGGTCTCGGGCGTGGCGCCGTTCGAGGACGTGTTCATGGCGGTTCTCCGGCAAGCCGAGCTCGTGGTCGAGTGCTGCTCGGAAGCCGGAATGACGGCCGTCATCGGCGACGTGCGCCTGTTTCGAGACGAGCCCCGGCTCTTCGCCGGATGCGAGCTCGTTTCGGTGAATTTCGAGCGACACTTCGTCGTCGCGGGGTCGCTCGCCGCCCTTGCTCAGGTCGAGGCAGAGCTGCGGGGGCGGAACGTCCTCCAGGTCCGCTTGCCGGTGCGGTACGGGTTTCACTCGCGGTGGCTCGATCCGCTGGCGCGTGTCAGCCCAGCGCTGCAGCTCTCGTCCCCGCCAGCGCCGCCCCGGGTCGCCTTGATATCCTGCGCCACCACCGGCCCGGTGTCGCACTTCGATCACCGGCATATCTGGCAGGTGATTCGGACGCCGGTGCGCTTCGCCGATACGATAGAGAAGCTCGAGCACCCGGAACGTTACGTGTACGTCGATCTGAGCCCGTCTGGGACCTTGGCCACCTTCGTCAAGAACATCCTGCCGGGCCACGCGGAGGCGACTGTGGTGCCGATCATGACGCCGTTCGGCGGCGCTCGGGAGATGCTCAGCGAAGCGATCGCGCGTATCGACGCGGCGGTGCACGGCGGGACGTCGCGCGCGCGGCCGGACGGGATTGGAGCCCGCGCCTGA
- a CDS encoding enoyl-CoA hydratase-related protein: MTFETLHYENSGGAARITLHRPEHRNAINRALLRELNAALDLAEAAPDCRMVVLQADGEIFCSGMDFDEMAKLADQVDLRTMHERTEEYMLTLKRLATSRRVVVSRVGGAVTAGGVGFVAASDLVLATPKVTFTLTEALWGLLPSNVVPYLVRRVGFQAAFRMTLTAASISAEEAHRLQLVDYLGPDLDELERVIRIRLNRITPDTVSELKGFFRKMWIIDTAMEQAAVEETARLGASATVKENIRNFVEARTFPWERRSGR, translated from the coding sequence GTGACGTTCGAGACCCTGCACTATGAAAACAGCGGCGGCGCCGCGCGGATCACGCTGCATCGCCCGGAGCACAGGAACGCCATCAACCGTGCTCTGCTCCGGGAGTTGAACGCGGCGCTCGACCTGGCCGAGGCCGCTCCTGACTGCCGCATGGTGGTGCTCCAGGCCGACGGGGAGATCTTCTGCTCTGGTATGGACTTCGACGAGATGGCCAAGCTCGCCGATCAGGTAGACCTTCGGACGATGCACGAGAGGACCGAAGAGTACATGCTCACGCTCAAGCGGCTGGCGACCTCCCGTCGCGTCGTCGTCTCGCGCGTCGGGGGCGCGGTCACGGCGGGCGGCGTCGGCTTTGTCGCCGCGAGCGATCTCGTGCTCGCGACTCCCAAGGTCACCTTCACGTTGACCGAGGCCCTCTGGGGGCTGCTTCCGTCCAACGTCGTCCCGTACCTGGTTCGCCGCGTCGGGTTTCAGGCCGCGTTTCGCATGACGCTCACCGCCGCGTCCATCTCTGCTGAGGAGGCTCACCGGCTGCAGCTCGTCGATTACCTCGGCCCTGATCTGGACGAGCTCGAGAGGGTCATTCGCATACGGCTGAACCGAATCACTCCCGACACGGTGAGCGAGCTCAAGGGGTTTTTTCGGAAGATGTGGATCATCGACACGGCGATGGAGCAGGCCGCTGTTGAAGAGACGGCGCGGCTCGGTGCTTCGGCGACCGTGAAGGAGAACATCCGCAATTTCGTCGAGGCTCGCACGTTTCCATGGGAACGCCGCTCCGGCCGATGA
- a CDS encoding polyketide synthase, with the protein MEPIVLLEFRSDHIAHLMLCDRASKNMFSRALIEELTNKLAEVARHPEVRCVVVSGLERHFCCGGSRSELLELIEGNYTFAVGHFYRALLDCPIPTIAAMAGHALGGGLVFGLYADIVILAEESIYSANFMRYGFTPGVGATCLLPHRLGPALAHEMLLTANGFHGEELRRRGVPFQVVKRDRVLQQALTIAADLASKPVTSLKLLKATMTQALRDELPRAVSRELEMHEITFKLPEVRARVELEFGY; encoded by the coding sequence GTGGAGCCCATCGTTTTGCTCGAATTTCGCTCCGATCACATCGCGCATTTGATGCTGTGCGATCGTGCAAGCAAGAACATGTTCTCGCGCGCCCTCATCGAAGAGTTGACGAATAAGCTGGCCGAGGTCGCCCGGCATCCGGAGGTGCGCTGCGTCGTCGTGTCGGGACTGGAACGGCATTTCTGCTGCGGCGGCAGCCGGAGCGAGCTGCTCGAGCTCATCGAGGGCAACTACACCTTCGCCGTCGGTCATTTCTATCGGGCGCTGCTCGATTGCCCGATCCCGACGATCGCCGCGATGGCGGGCCATGCCCTCGGTGGCGGGTTGGTCTTCGGCTTGTACGCGGACATCGTGATCTTGGCCGAGGAGTCGATCTACAGCGCCAACTTCATGCGCTACGGCTTCACGCCCGGCGTCGGAGCGACGTGCCTTCTTCCGCACCGGCTCGGGCCCGCGCTCGCGCACGAGATGCTCCTGACGGCCAACGGCTTCCACGGGGAGGAGCTGCGACGCCGCGGTGTGCCCTTCCAGGTCGTCAAGCGCGACCGCGTGCTGCAGCAGGCCCTGACCATCGCCGCGGATCTCGCTTCAAAGCCCGTCACGTCGCTCAAGCTTCTGAAGGCGACGATGACGCAAGCGCTTCGCGACGAGCTCCCTCGCGCCGTGAGCCGCGAGCTCGAGATGCATGAGATCACGTTCAAATTGCCCGAGGTCCGCGCTCGGGTAGAGCTCGAATTCGGATACTGA
- the fabD gene encoding ACP S-malonyltransferase — protein MKAYIFAGQGSQSRGMGRELFAEFPEYVARANDILGYSIEELCLSDGDGRLDNTEYTQPAIYVVNALSYMKKVRDGSGPADYCAGHSLGEYNALLAAGAFSFEDGLRLVKKRGALMGASKGGGMAAVVGFGENDIRELFIKNDIVNIDVANFNSPSQFAIAGPKTEIEAAKKVFEEAGAVYHILRVGGAFHSRYMQEAKTEFGRLVETFQFARLKIPVVSNLRALPYANGRIAAGLTQQITGVVRWSESVRYMALRGVTEWVEVAARPVLTPLLKRILK, from the coding sequence ATGAAGGCCTATATTTTTGCGGGTCAAGGATCGCAGTCGCGTGGGATGGGCCGCGAGCTCTTCGCGGAGTTCCCGGAGTACGTCGCCCGCGCCAACGACATCCTTGGCTACTCGATCGAAGAGCTCTGCCTGAGCGACGGGGACGGCAGGCTTGACAACACCGAGTACACGCAGCCCGCGATCTATGTCGTGAACGCCCTCTCCTACATGAAGAAGGTTCGCGACGGATCGGGTCCCGCTGATTATTGCGCGGGGCACTCGCTGGGCGAATACAACGCGCTCCTCGCGGCTGGCGCATTCAGCTTCGAGGACGGGCTGCGCCTGGTCAAGAAGCGCGGCGCGCTCATGGGCGCGTCAAAAGGCGGTGGAATGGCCGCGGTGGTCGGGTTCGGAGAGAATGACATCCGCGAGCTGTTCATCAAGAACGACATTGTGAACATCGATGTGGCCAACTTCAATTCGCCCTCGCAGTTCGCGATCGCCGGGCCGAAGACGGAGATCGAGGCGGCGAAGAAGGTGTTCGAGGAGGCCGGGGCCGTGTACCACATCCTGCGGGTCGGGGGCGCATTCCACTCCCGTTACATGCAGGAGGCGAAGACGGAGTTCGGGAGGCTCGTCGAGACGTTTCAGTTCGCGAGGCTGAAGATCCCCGTGGTGTCGAACCTTCGCGCTCTCCCGTACGCGAACGGCCGAATCGCCGCGGGGCTGACGCAGCAGATCACGGGGGTCGTTCGGTGGAGCGAGAGCGTCCGGTACATGGCGTTGCGCGGCGTGACGGAGTGGGTCGAAGTGGCTGCTCGGCCGGTGTTGACGCCGCTCTTGAAGCGAATCTTGAAGTGA